A DNA window from Enterobacter asburiae contains the following coding sequences:
- a CDS encoding phage repressor protein CI, protein MGKFSYGQISHSSEVLDRVINAYGFTSKLMLADHFGMASSSLAGRYKRGGFPADMVVRCVAETGASLEWLATGQGRKFDDEELDIIKMPRRKIVDGLLYDAGMYMLDKVSFLPGVPLPKSPNCVLEGNSQFIVDTLFTEVYDDQWLVEIEDKISIRTLTRIPIKKVRVSGVGMAFDCAIEDIKILGRVVLTIR, encoded by the coding sequence ATGGGCAAATTCTCTTACGGACAAATCAGCCACAGCAGTGAAGTACTCGACAGAGTGATTAATGCTTATGGCTTTACGTCTAAGCTGATGCTTGCCGATCACTTTGGAATGGCATCGAGTAGCCTGGCTGGACGCTACAAACGAGGCGGCTTTCCCGCTGACATGGTAGTTAGGTGTGTAGCTGAAACTGGCGCATCGTTAGAATGGCTTGCTACAGGTCAAGGCAGGAAATTTGACGACGAAGAACTCGACATTATAAAAATGCCTCGTCGAAAAATCGTTGATGGCCTTCTTTACGATGCTGGCATGTACATGTTGGATAAGGTCTCATTCCTCCCGGGAGTCCCTTTACCTAAGTCCCCAAACTGCGTCCTAGAAGGTAATAGCCAATTTATCGTGGATACCTTATTTACTGAGGTTTATGACGATCAGTGGTTGGTTGAAATTGAAGATAAAATAAGCATTCGCACACTTACCCGCATTCCAATTAAGAAAGTCAGAGTAAGTGGCGTCGGCATGGCCTTTGATTGTGCAATAGAAGATATAAAAATTCTTGGTAGGGTTGTATTAACAATAAGATAA
- a CDS encoding regulator: protein MRPNITIVIPAPYFPLDEYCRCIGMSRSTAENLISYGKLPIKPKDAQKKGLVELNMAALTVMALSECDVSLNA, encoded by the coding sequence ATGCGTCCCAACATTACAATCGTGATCCCCGCTCCATACTTTCCACTTGATGAATATTGCCGCTGTATTGGCATGTCGCGAAGTACTGCTGAGAATTTGATTTCCTACGGAAAACTCCCTATCAAGCCTAAAGATGCACAGAAAAAAGGGCTGGTTGAATTGAACATGGCCGCCTTAACCGTAATGGCGTTAAGCGAATGTGATGTTTCGCTTAACGCGTAA
- a CDS encoding phage regulatory CII family protein, which translates to MFDYQTSKHAHFDAACRAFALSHNLEDVAAAVGMRPQILRNKLNPVQPHRLTCDELLAITDYTEDARLLDGMLGQINYLPSVPVNNATEANMQFCALSATANLGAIAGEAVSTERMTAARRTQILDRARDAIRSLSVLAYTVESHLHSAPVLAAAVDIVTTSASGMM; encoded by the coding sequence ATGTTTGATTATCAGACTTCTAAACATGCTCACTTTGATGCAGCTTGCCGAGCGTTTGCGCTGTCGCACAATCTGGAAGATGTAGCCGCTGCCGTTGGGATGCGTCCGCAGATCCTCCGCAATAAGTTGAATCCGGTTCAACCGCACCGCCTGACCTGCGATGAGCTTTTGGCTATCACCGATTACACCGAAGATGCGCGTTTATTGGACGGAATGCTGGGGCAGATTAACTACCTTCCGTCCGTTCCTGTCAATAATGCCACTGAAGCCAATATGCAGTTTTGCGCTTTGAGTGCCACCGCCAATTTGGGGGCAATCGCTGGGGAAGCTGTATCGACTGAGCGTATGACAGCAGCACGCCGCACACAAATTCTCGATCGTGCCCGTGATGCTATCCGTTCCCTTTCCGTCCTGGCTTACACCGTTGAAAGCCATCTCCACTCTGCGCCGGTTCTCGCTGCTGCCGTCGATATCGTTACTACCAGCGCCAGCGGCATGATGTGA
- the mug gene encoding G/U mismatch-specific DNA glycosylase has protein sequence MINDILAPGLRVVFCGINPGKSSAHTGFHFAHPGNRFWKVIYQAGFTDRLLKPEEEQHLLDTRCGITMLVERPTVQASEVNLHELRSGGRELIKKIEDYQPAALAILGKQAYEQAFSQRGTQWGKQSITIGVTQVWVLPNPSGLNRATLDKLVEAYRELDEALMVRGL, from the coding sequence ATGATCAACGATATTCTGGCCCCTGGCCTGCGGGTGGTGTTCTGCGGAATCAACCCGGGTAAGTCCTCGGCGCACACCGGTTTTCACTTTGCCCATCCGGGTAATCGCTTCTGGAAGGTGATCTACCAGGCCGGGTTTACCGACAGGCTACTCAAGCCCGAAGAGGAGCAGCATCTGCTGGATACGCGCTGCGGGATCACCATGCTGGTCGAGCGGCCTACGGTGCAGGCAAGCGAGGTCAACCTGCATGAGCTGCGCAGCGGCGGGCGGGAGCTGATCAAGAAGATAGAGGATTATCAGCCGGCCGCGCTGGCGATCCTCGGCAAGCAGGCCTACGAGCAAGCGTTTAGCCAGCGTGGAACGCAGTGGGGCAAGCAGAGCATCACGATTGGCGTTACGCAGGTGTGGGTGCTGCCGAACCCGAGCGGGCTCAACAGGGCGACGCTGGATAAGCTGGTGGAGGCGTACCGCGAGCTGGATGAGGCGCTGATGGTGCGGGGGCTGTAA
- the rpoD gene encoding RNA polymerase sigma factor RpoD, which translates to MEQNPQSQLKLLVQRGKEQGYLTYAEVNDHLPEDIVDSDQIEDIIQMINDMGIQVMEEAPDADDLLLAETSNNTDEDAEEAAAQVLSSVESEIGRTTDPVRMYMREMGTVELLTREGEIDIAKRIEDGINQVQCSVAEYPEAITYLLEQYDRVEAEEARLSDLITGFVDPNAEEDMAPTATHVGSELSQEEMDDDEDEDEEESDDDTADDDNSIDPELAREKFAELRTQYEVTRDTIKAKGRSHAAAQEEILKLSEVFKQFRLVPKQFDYLVNSMRVMMDRVRTQERIIMKLCVEQCKMPKKNFITLFTGNETSETWFNAAIAMNKPWSEKLHDVKDDVHRGLQKLHQIEEETGLTIEQVKDINRRMSIGEAKARRAKKEMVEANLRLVISIAKKYTNRGLQFLDLIQEGNIGLMKAVDKFEYRRGYKFSTYATWWIRQAITRSIADQARTIRIPVHMIETINKLNRISRQMLQEMGREPTPEELAERMLMPEDKIRKVLKIAKEPISMETPIGDDEDSHLGDFIEDTTLELPLDSATTESLRAATHDVLAGLTAREAKVLRMRFGIDMNTDHTLEEVGKQFDVTRERIRQIEAKALRKLRHPSRSEVLRSFLDD; encoded by the coding sequence ATGGAGCAAAACCCGCAGTCACAGCTGAAACTTCTTGTCCAACGTGGTAAGGAGCAAGGCTATCTGACCTATGCCGAGGTCAATGACCATCTGCCGGAAGATATCGTCGATTCAGATCAAATCGAAGATATCATCCAAATGATCAATGACATGGGCATTCAGGTGATGGAAGAAGCACCGGATGCCGATGATCTGTTGCTGGCTGAAACCTCCAACAACACTGACGAAGATGCGGAAGAAGCTGCTGCACAGGTACTGTCCAGCGTGGAATCTGAAATCGGGCGTACCACTGACCCGGTCCGCATGTACATGCGCGAAATGGGTACCGTTGAACTGTTGACCCGCGAAGGCGAAATTGACATCGCAAAACGCATCGAAGACGGGATCAACCAGGTTCAGTGCTCTGTTGCCGAGTACCCGGAAGCGATCACCTATCTGCTGGAGCAGTACGATCGCGTTGAAGCGGAAGAAGCGCGCCTGTCTGACCTGATCACCGGTTTTGTCGACCCGAACGCTGAAGAAGATATGGCGCCTACCGCCACTCACGTCGGTTCTGAACTGTCTCAGGAAGAGATGGATGATGACGAAGACGAAGATGAGGAAGAGAGCGACGACGACACCGCGGACGATGACAACAGCATCGACCCGGAGCTGGCGCGTGAGAAGTTTGCCGAGCTGCGTACCCAGTACGAAGTGACGCGTGACACCATCAAAGCGAAAGGCCGCAGCCATGCCGCCGCTCAGGAAGAGATCCTGAAGCTGTCTGAAGTCTTCAAACAGTTCCGCCTGGTGCCAAAACAGTTCGACTACCTGGTGAACAGCATGCGCGTGATGATGGATCGCGTACGTACCCAGGAACGCATCATCATGAAGCTGTGCGTTGAGCAGTGCAAAATGCCGAAGAAGAACTTCATTACCCTCTTCACCGGCAACGAAACCAGCGAAACCTGGTTCAACGCGGCTATCGCGATGAACAAGCCGTGGTCCGAAAAACTGCACGACGTGAAGGACGACGTACATCGCGGCCTGCAGAAACTGCATCAGATTGAAGAAGAGACCGGCCTGACCATCGAGCAGGTTAAAGACATCAACCGTCGTATGTCCATCGGTGAAGCGAAAGCCCGCCGTGCGAAGAAAGAGATGGTTGAAGCGAACTTGCGTCTGGTTATCTCTATCGCCAAGAAATACACCAACCGTGGTCTGCAGTTCCTGGATCTGATTCAGGAAGGCAACATCGGTCTGATGAAAGCGGTAGATAAGTTTGAATACCGTCGTGGTTACAAGTTCTCCACCTACGCAACCTGGTGGATCCGTCAGGCTATCACCCGCTCTATCGCGGATCAGGCGCGCACCATCCGTATCCCGGTGCATATGATTGAGACCATCAACAAGCTCAACCGTATCTCCCGCCAGATGCTGCAGGAGATGGGCCGCGAACCGACGCCGGAAGAGCTGGCCGAGCGCATGCTGATGCCGGAAGACAAGATCCGTAAAGTGCTGAAGATCGCCAAAGAGCCAATCTCCATGGAAACACCAATCGGTGATGATGAAGATTCGCATCTGGGTGATTTCATTGAGGATACCACCCTCGAGCTGCCGCTGGACTCTGCGACCACCGAGAGCCTGCGCGCTGCGACGCACGACGTTCTGGCTGGCCTGACCGCCCGTGAAGCAAAAGTCCTGCGTATGCGTTTCGGTATTGATATGAACACCGACCACACGCTGGAAGAAGTGGGTAAACAGTTCGACGTTACCCGCGAACGTATCCGTCAGATCGAAGCGAAGGCGCTGCGTAAGCTGCGTCATCCAAGCCGCTCTGAAGTACTGCGTAGCTTCCTGGACGACTAA
- the dnaG gene encoding DNA primase, with the protein MAGRIPRVFINDLLARTDIVDLIDARVKLKKQGKNYHACCPFHNEKTPSFTVNGEKQFYHCFGCGAHGNAVDFLMNYDKLEFVETVEELAAMHNLEVPYEAGSGPSQIERHQRQTLYQLMDGLNSFYQQSLKHSAAEPARQYLNKRGLSDDVIARFAIGYAPPGWDNVLKRFGGNSEDRKSLIDAGMLVTNDQGRSYDRFRERVMFPIRDKRGRVIGFGGRVLGDALPKYLNSPETDIFHKGRQLYGLYEAQQNNAEPPRLLVVEGYMDVVALAQYDINYAVASLGTSTTADHIQLLFRVTNNVICCYDGDRAGRDAAWRALETALPYMTDGRQLRFMFLPDGEDPDTLVRKEGKAAFEARMEQAQPLSTFLFNSLMPQVDLSTPDGRAQLSTLALPLISQVPGETLRIYLRQELGNKLGILDDSQLERLMPKQAENGAVRPAPQLKRTTMRILIGLLVQNPELAPQVPSLAGLNHEKLPGLGLFSELVNTCLSQPGLTTGQLLEHYRGTKEAATLEKLSMWDDIADKDIAEKTFTDSLNHMFDSMLELRQEELIARERTHGLSSEERRELWMINQELAKK; encoded by the coding sequence ATGGCCGGAAGAATCCCACGCGTTTTCATCAATGACCTGCTTGCCAGAACCGACATCGTCGATCTCATCGACGCGCGGGTAAAGCTAAAAAAGCAGGGCAAGAACTACCATGCGTGCTGTCCGTTCCATAACGAAAAAACCCCCTCCTTCACCGTAAACGGTGAAAAGCAGTTCTACCATTGCTTCGGCTGTGGCGCACACGGTAATGCCGTCGATTTTTTGATGAACTACGACAAGCTCGAGTTCGTTGAAACCGTCGAAGAGCTGGCGGCGATGCATAACCTTGAAGTGCCGTATGAAGCAGGCAGTGGGCCAAGTCAGATCGAGCGCCATCAACGGCAAACGCTGTATCAACTGATGGATGGCCTGAATTCGTTTTACCAACAGTCTCTTAAGCACTCTGCGGCTGAGCCTGCGCGTCAGTATCTGAACAAGCGCGGACTGAGCGACGATGTCATTGCGCGTTTCGCTATTGGTTACGCCCCGCCCGGCTGGGACAACGTGTTAAAGCGTTTTGGCGGCAATAGCGAAGATCGTAAGTCTCTCATCGATGCAGGCATGCTGGTCACCAACGACCAGGGACGAAGCTACGACCGCTTCCGCGAACGGGTGATGTTCCCGATCCGCGACAAGCGTGGCCGGGTAATTGGTTTTGGTGGTCGCGTGCTGGGTGATGCCCTGCCGAAATACCTCAACTCCCCGGAAACCGATATTTTCCATAAGGGCCGCCAGCTGTACGGCCTTTATGAGGCGCAGCAGAATAATGCGGAACCTCCGCGTCTTCTGGTCGTCGAAGGCTATATGGACGTCGTGGCCCTGGCGCAGTACGACATCAACTACGCGGTTGCGTCGTTAGGGACGTCCACCACCGCCGATCATATTCAACTGCTGTTCAGGGTGACCAATAACGTCATCTGCTGTTACGACGGTGACCGCGCAGGACGCGACGCCGCCTGGCGCGCGCTGGAAACCGCGCTACCCTATATGACCGACGGGCGTCAGCTACGCTTTATGTTTCTGCCCGACGGTGAAGACCCGGATACGCTGGTGCGTAAAGAGGGCAAAGCGGCGTTTGAAGCGCGGATGGAGCAGGCTCAGCCGCTCTCCACGTTTTTGTTTAACAGCCTGATGCCGCAGGTCGATTTGAGTACCCCTGACGGGCGCGCGCAGCTCAGTACGCTGGCGCTGCCGTTAATCAGCCAGGTGCCCGGCGAAACGCTTCGCATCTATCTGCGTCAGGAGTTAGGCAACAAGCTCGGCATTCTGGATGACAGCCAGCTTGAACGTTTAATGCCAAAACAGGCTGAAAACGGTGCGGTTCGCCCCGCGCCTCAGCTAAAACGCACAACCATGCGTATACTGATAGGGTTGCTGGTCCAAAACCCCGAGCTTGCGCCGCAGGTGCCGTCGCTGGCGGGTTTAAACCACGAAAAATTGCCCGGACTTGGCTTATTTTCAGAACTGGTCAATACGTGTTTGTCTCAGCCAGGTCTGACCACCGGACAACTTTTAGAGCATTATCGCGGCACAAAAGAGGCCGCTACCCTTGAAAAATTGTCGATGTGGGACGATATAGCAGATAAGGACATTGCAGAAAAAACGTTCACCGACTCACTCAACCATATGTTTGATTCGATGCTTGAGCTGCGCCAGGAAGAGTTGATTGCTCGCGAGCGCACACACGGTTTAAGCAGCGAAGAACGCCGGGAGCTCTGGATGATTAACCAGGAACTGGCGAAGAAATAA
- the rpsU gene encoding 30S ribosomal protein S21 — protein sequence MPVIKVRENEPFDVALRRFKRSCEKAGVLAEVRRREFYEKPTTERKRAKASAVKRHAKKLARENARRTRLY from the coding sequence ATGCCGGTAATTAAAGTACGTGAAAACGAGCCGTTCGACGTAGCACTGCGTCGCTTCAAACGTTCATGCGAGAAAGCAGGTGTTCTGGCTGAAGTTCGTCGTCGTGAGTTTTATGAAAAACCAACGACCGAACGTAAGCGCGCTAAAGCTTCCGCTGTGAAACGTCACGCGAAGAAACTGGCTCGCGAAAACGCACGCCGTACTCGTCTGTACTAA
- the tsaD gene encoding tRNA (adenosine(37)-N6)-threonylcarbamoyltransferase complex transferase subunit TsaD, which yields MRVLGIETSCDETGIAIYDDEKGLLANQLYSQVKLHADYGGVVPELASRDHVRKTVPLIQAALKEAGLSSNDIDAVAYTAGPGLVGALLVGATVGRSLAFAWDVPAIPVHHMEGHLLAPMLEENPPEFPFVALLVSGGHTQLISVTGIGKYELLGESIDDAAGEAFDKTAKLLGLDYPGGPMLSKMASQGTEGRFVFPRPMTDRPGLDFSFSGLKTFAANTIRNNDDSEQTRADIARAFEDAVVDTLMIKCKRALDQTGFKRLVMAGGVSANRTLRAKLAEMMQKRRGEVFYARPEFCTDNGAMIAYAGMVRLNAGATSDLSVSVRPRWPLAELPEA from the coding sequence ATGCGTGTACTGGGTATTGAAACATCCTGCGATGAAACCGGCATCGCCATTTACGACGACGAAAAAGGGCTTCTGGCCAACCAGCTGTATAGTCAGGTGAAATTGCACGCTGACTACGGCGGCGTCGTACCTGAACTGGCCTCTCGTGACCACGTGCGTAAAACGGTTCCCCTGATTCAGGCGGCGCTGAAAGAGGCCGGGTTGAGTTCAAACGATATCGACGCTGTGGCCTATACCGCAGGCCCGGGCCTGGTCGGCGCGCTGCTGGTCGGCGCGACGGTTGGCCGTTCGCTGGCGTTTGCGTGGGATGTGCCGGCGATCCCGGTTCACCATATGGAAGGGCATCTTCTGGCGCCGATGCTGGAAGAGAATCCGCCTGAGTTCCCGTTTGTGGCGCTGCTGGTCTCCGGCGGTCATACGCAGCTGATTAGCGTAACGGGGATTGGCAAGTACGAGCTGCTGGGCGAGTCGATCGACGACGCCGCCGGTGAAGCGTTCGATAAAACCGCCAAGCTGCTGGGTCTGGATTATCCGGGCGGCCCGATGCTGTCGAAAATGGCGTCGCAGGGAACGGAAGGGCGCTTTGTCTTCCCGCGTCCGATGACCGACCGTCCGGGGCTGGATTTCAGCTTCTCCGGGCTGAAAACCTTCGCGGCGAATACGATTCGCAATAACGATGACAGCGAGCAGACCCGCGCCGATATCGCCCGCGCGTTCGAAGATGCGGTGGTGGACACGCTGATGATCAAGTGCAAGCGCGCGCTGGATCAGACCGGCTTTAAGCGTCTGGTGATGGCGGGTGGCGTGAGCGCTAACCGCACGCTGCGCGCGAAGCTCGCCGAGATGATGCAAAAGCGTCGCGGGGAAGTGTTCTATGCCCGTCCGGAATTCTGCACCGACAACGGCGCGATGATCGCTTACGCCGGAATGGTGCGCCTGAACGCGGGCGCAACGTCCGACCTGAGCGTGTCCGTGCGTCCGCGCTGGCCGCTGGCGGAACTGCCGGAGGCGTAA
- the ureG gene encoding urease accessory protein UreG, with product MADYKHPLRVGVGGPVGSGKTALLEALCKAMRDTYHLAVVTNDIYTKEDQRILTEAGALEPERIVGVETGGCPHTAIREDASMNLAAVEALSEKFGNLDLIFVESGGDNLSATFSPELADLTIYVIDVAEGEKIPRKGGPGITKSDFLVINKTDLAPYVGASLEVMERDTNRMRGERPWTFTNLKAGDGLATIIAFLEEKGMLRV from the coding sequence ATGGCTGATTACAAACATCCCCTGCGCGTAGGCGTGGGCGGCCCGGTAGGATCGGGCAAAACCGCGCTGCTGGAAGCGCTCTGCAAGGCGATGCGCGACACGTATCACCTGGCGGTGGTCACGAACGATATCTACACCAAAGAGGATCAGCGCATCCTCACCGAGGCAGGCGCGCTGGAGCCGGAGCGCATCGTCGGCGTGGAAACGGGCGGCTGCCCGCATACCGCCATTCGTGAAGATGCGTCGATGAACCTGGCGGCAGTGGAGGCGTTAAGCGAGAAGTTCGGCAATCTGGATCTGATCTTCGTGGAAAGCGGCGGAGACAACCTGAGCGCGACGTTCAGCCCGGAGCTGGCGGATCTGACCATCTACGTGATCGACGTGGCCGAAGGGGAAAAAATCCCGCGCAAGGGCGGGCCGGGGATCACCAAATCCGATTTTCTGGTGATCAATAAAACCGACCTCGCGCCGTACGTCGGTGCGTCGCTGGAGGTGATGGAGCGCGACACCAACCGCATGCGCGGCGAGCGCCCGTGGACCTTTACCAACCTGAAAGCGGGCGACGGTCTGGCGACGATTATTGCGTTTCTGGAAGAGAAAGGGATGTTGCGGGTGTAG
- a CDS encoding urease accessory protein UreF has product MEHARQRLRLMQLSSSSLPVGSFTWSQGLEWAVETGWVTNADAFKRWQIHQMEQSFFCVDLPLFIRLYQACEQRSLTKAKRWTTYLLACRETRELREEERNRGAAFTRLIKNWEPDCPPEWLPLFMQSQLCGMAWLGVRWGISARELALSLGYSWMESAVMAGVKLVPFGQQAAQQLIIELGDHYAAGLEQAFLRSDDALGAATPLSAIASARHETQYSRLFRS; this is encoded by the coding sequence ATGGAGCACGCCCGCCAGAGGCTGCGCCTGATGCAGCTCTCCAGCAGCAGCCTGCCGGTCGGGTCGTTTACCTGGTCGCAGGGGCTGGAGTGGGCCGTTGAGACAGGCTGGGTCACCAACGCCGACGCGTTCAAACGCTGGCAAATCCACCAGATGGAGCAGAGCTTTTTCTGCGTCGATCTGCCGCTGTTTATCCGTCTTTATCAGGCCTGTGAGCAACGCTCTCTTACAAAAGCAAAACGCTGGACGACATACCTTCTCGCCTGCCGGGAAACGCGCGAGCTGCGCGAAGAGGAGCGCAACCGTGGAGCGGCGTTTACGCGGCTGATTAAGAACTGGGAACCTGACTGTCCGCCCGAATGGCTGCCGCTGTTTATGCAAAGCCAGCTCTGCGGCATGGCCTGGCTCGGCGTGCGCTGGGGCATTAGCGCGCGCGAGCTGGCGCTGAGCCTCGGCTACAGCTGGATGGAGAGCGCGGTGATGGCGGGCGTCAAGCTGGTGCCGTTTGGGCAACAGGCCGCGCAGCAGCTGATTATCGAACTGGGCGACCATTACGCCGCCGGGCTTGAACAGGCATTTTTGCGCAGCGACGACGCGCTGGGGGCAGCAACGCCGCTGTCCGCCATCGCCTCCGCGCGCCACGAAACCCAATATTCACGACTATTCCGTTCCTGA
- a CDS encoding HupE/UreJ family protein → MRKYLPLLLLAFSVPALAHPGHGTDSFQAGFLHPLTGLDHLLMLAGAGVLSALSGRKLLLPFATLGMMLVGAIAGSLLGGFSGMEMLIIASLAVSGVMMFKTENRLLLAVPALAMFHGWAHGVEMSGHSFWLLTSGFMLASATVLCASFAAGLLLRRHDGLRKTFGGGLIVSALLALMS, encoded by the coding sequence ATGCGCAAGTATTTACCGCTGTTACTGCTGGCTTTTTCCGTTCCCGCGCTCGCGCATCCCGGCCACGGCACCGACAGCTTCCAGGCAGGATTTCTTCATCCGCTGACCGGGCTCGATCACCTGCTGATGCTGGCGGGCGCAGGCGTGCTCTCGGCGCTGAGCGGTCGCAAACTCCTGCTGCCGTTTGCCACCCTCGGGATGATGCTTGTCGGCGCCATTGCGGGCAGCCTGCTCGGCGGCTTCAGCGGTATGGAGATGCTGATTATCGCCTCGCTGGCGGTATCCGGCGTGATGATGTTTAAAACTGAAAACCGCCTGCTGCTGGCGGTGCCTGCCCTGGCGATGTTCCACGGCTGGGCGCACGGCGTGGAGATGTCCGGCCACAGCTTCTGGCTCCTCACCAGCGGCTTTATGCTCGCCAGCGCCACGGTGCTGTGCGCCAGCTTTGCCGCAGGGCTGCTGCTGCGCCGTCACGACGGCCTGCGTAAAACCTTCGGCGGCGGGCTGATCGTCTCTGCCCTGCTGGCGCTGATGAGCTGA
- the ureE gene encoding urease accessory protein UreE has protein sequence MIYLTQRLDHAHPITASVTLPIDVRVKSRARVALNDGREAGLMLPRGLLLRGGDLLTTDDGSEVIEVIAAPESVSVVRCADPFLLARACYHLGNRHVPLQIMPGELRYHHDHVLDDMLRQFGLEVAYASLPFEPEAGAYASDAHSHSHSHAHSH, from the coding sequence ATGATCTATTTAACCCAACGCCTGGACCATGCGCACCCGATTACCGCCAGCGTCACGCTGCCGATTGACGTGCGGGTGAAAAGCCGCGCCCGCGTAGCGCTGAACGACGGACGCGAAGCCGGGCTGATGCTGCCGCGCGGCCTGCTGCTGCGCGGGGGCGACCTGCTGACGACCGACGATGGCAGCGAGGTCATCGAAGTGATCGCCGCGCCGGAGTCCGTATCCGTGGTGCGCTGCGCCGATCCGTTCCTGCTCGCCCGCGCCTGCTATCACCTGGGCAACCGCCACGTGCCGCTGCAGATCATGCCCGGCGAGCTGCGCTATCACCACGACCACGTTCTCGACGACATGCTGCGCCAGTTCGGGCTGGAAGTGGCCTACGCCAGCCTGCCGTTTGAACCGGAAGCGGGTGCTTACGCCAGCGATGCCCACAGCCACAGCCATTCTCACGCTCATTCACATTAA